The following are encoded in a window of Phaseolus vulgaris cultivar G19833 chromosome 3, P. vulgaris v2.0, whole genome shotgun sequence genomic DNA:
- the LOC137805834 gene encoding probable inositol transporter 2, producing MEDGVPGADISAFRECLSLSWKNPYVLRLAFSAGIGGLLFGYDTGVISGALLYIRDEFKAVDRKTWLQEAIVSTAIAGAIIGASVGGWINDRFGRKKGIVVADALFFIGSVIMAAASSPVVLIVGRVFVGIGVGMASMASPLYISEASPTRVRGALVSLNSFLVTGGQFLSYLINLAFTKTPGTWRWMLGVAAVPALIQVLLMFTLPESPRWLYRKVRLSSLMDCHSYVKL from the exons ATGGAAGATGGTGTGCCTGGGGCTGATATCTCAGCTTTCAGAGAATGTTTATCTCTTTCATGGAAAAACCCTTATGTTCTTCGCCTTGCTTTCTCTGCTGGAATTGGTGGTCTTCTCTTTGGCTATGACACTG GAGTTATATCTGGGGCTCTTTTGTATATCAGAGATGAGTTCAAAGCAGTTGACAGAAAAACTTGGCTCCAG GAAGCCATAGTGAGTACTGCAATTGCTGGAGCAATCATAGGGGCTTCAGTTGGAGGATGGATCAACGATCGATTTGGAAGAAAGAAAGGAATTGTTGTAGCAGATGCCCTCTTTTTTATTGGGTCTGTTATTATGGCTGCTGCCAGTAGCCCAGTTGTTCTCATTGTGGGTCGTGTATTTGTTGGCATTGGTGTTGGTATGGCTTCCATGGCATCACCCCTCTACATATCAGAGGCTTCACCAACCAGAGTAAGAGGAGCCCTTGTCAGTCTTAACAGTTTTCTCGTCACTGGAGGACAGTTTCTCTCATACCTCATCAACTTGGCCTTCACCAAG ACACCAGGGACATGGAGGTGGATGTTAGGGGTAGCAGCAGTACCAGCTTTGATTCAAGTTCTGTTAATGTTTACACTCCCAGAATCGCCTCGTTGGTTGTACCGCAAGGTTAGATTATCATCATTGATGGATTGTCATTCATATGTGAAACTGTAA
- the LOC137839385 gene encoding probable inositol transporter 2 — protein MEIKETESSEKVGMIKLLRTKAVRRGLYAGTGLLIFQQFVGINTVMYYSPTIVQLAGFASNRTALLLSLITSGLNAFGSILSIYFIDKTGRKKLALISLFGVVFSLAMLTVAFRESEMHSPMVSSIETSQFNNTCPDYNAAVNPGKWSCMTCLKASPSCGFCAADDKLNPFHPSSSYQHHEFACQLLPGACLISNDVTKKLCGSDHRAWYTRGCPSKYGWAALIGLALYIIFFSPGMGTVPWVVNSEIYPLRYRGVCGGIASTAVWISNLIVSESFLSLTEAIGTAWTFMLFGIVAIVAIFFVIVYVPETKGVPMEEVEKMLEQRSLQFKFWQKRYSGSEKQ, from the exons ATGGAAATTAAGGAAACAGAATCATCAGAGAAGGTGGGCATGATCAAACTTTTGAGAACCAAAGCTGTGAGAAGAGGTTTATATGCAGGCACAGGCCTTCTAATCTTCCAGCAGTTTGTGGGGATCAACACTGTGATGTACTACAGCCCCACCATTGTTCAGTTGGCTGGTTTTGCATCTAACAGAACAGCACTTCTTCTGTCACTCATCACATCTGGCCTAAATGCATTTGGTTCAATTCTGAGCATATACTTCATTGACAAGACTGGGAGGAAAAAGCTTGCTCTGATCAGTTTGTTTGGAGTTGTGTTCTCCCTGGCTATGCTAACTGTTGCTTTTCGAGAAAGTGAAATGCATTCTCCAATGGTTAGTTCCATTGAAACCTCTCAGTTCAACAACACATGTCCTGATTACAATGCAGCTGTGAACCCTGGTAAATGGAGTTGCATGACATGCCTAAAGGCTTCACCATCTTGTGGTTTTTGTGCTGCTGATGACAAGCTAAATCCATTCCACCCTTCTTCATCTTACCAACACCAT GAATTTGCATGTCAG CTTTTACCCGGGGCATGTTTGATATCCAATGATGTCACAAAGAAGTTGTGTGGCAGTGATCATAGGGCATGGTACACTAGAGGGTGTCCTAGCAAATATGGTTGGGCTGCTTTAATAGGACTTGCTCTTTACATAATATTCTTCTCACCAGGGATGGGAACTGTTCCATGGGTTGTGAACTCTGAGATCTATCCCTTGAGGTATAGAGGAGTTTGTGGAGGAATAGCATCCACAGCTGTTTGGATTTCCAATCTCATTGTTTCAGAATCCTTTTTGTCCTTGACAGAAGCTATTGGGACAGCATGGACATTCATGTTGTTTGGAATTGTAGCCATTGTGGCCATTTTCTTTGTCATTGTTTATGTACCTGAGACCAAAGGGGTTCCAATGGAAGAAGTAGAGAAGATGCTAGAACAAAGATCATTGCAATTCAAGTTTTGGCAGAAGAGATATTCTGGTTCTGAGAAACAGTGA